From the Manis pentadactyla isolate mManPen7 chromosome 15, mManPen7.hap1, whole genome shotgun sequence genome, the window agcaaagttgcaggatacaaaattaatacacagaaatctgttgcattcctatatactaatgatgaactagcagaaagagaaatcaggaaaacaattccattcacaactgcatcaaaaagaatagaatacctaggaataaacctaaccaagaaggtaaaagacctataccctgaaaactacaagacactcatgagagaaattaaagaagacaccaataaatggaaatacatcccgtgctcgtggataggaagaattaatattgtcaaaatggccatcctgcctaaagcaatctgcaggttcaatgcaatccctatcaaaataccaatggcattcttcaaagaactagagcaaatagtcctaaaattcatagggaaccacaaaagaccccgaatagccaaagcaatcctgagaagaaagaataaagctggatgaTTCCActcccccaacttcaagctctactacaaagtcacagtaatcaagacaatttggtactagcacaagaacagacccatagactaatggaacagaatagagagtctagatataagcccaagcatatatggtcaattaatatgtgataaaggagccttggatatacaatggggaaatgacagtctcttcaacaactggtgttggcaaaactggacagctacatgtaagaggatgaaactggattactgtctaaccccatacacaaaaggaaactcaaaatggatcaaagacctgaatataagtcatgaaaccataaaactcttagaagacaacataggcaaaaatctcttgaatataaacatgagtaactcttttctgaacacatcctctcgagcaagggaaacaaaagcaaaaatgaataaatgggactacatcaaactaaaaagcttctgtgcagcaaaaggacaccatcagcagaacaaaaaggcatcccacagtatgagagaatatattcataaatgatatatctgacaaggggttaacatccaaatatataaagaactcacacacttcaacacccaaaaagcaaatgacccgattaaaaaatgggtggaggaagaagatgactggttagccagagacgggtaagattcctcaagggaggaacaacctaagacaggcacagtcgcaggggggccatcaggtgagaaattggggatcaacaaaggtgaggcttagaacctcaccgcccctgttttgagagaaatcttctgcatctgtggatgttttgttgcccttgtctagcttggattaatacttagtctataggcacagacctgatcatctacatttgccctcttacagcattaaattatgttttctacctttatcttgcatctacctaccacttcagcattttagtaaaaaaaaaacaaaaaacgggaaaaatgtgggattcacatataaatcaagtataaaaatcaaatggataatcatatctgacttgattgttcatagttcatgatgcgtgatcaaaaccgaaagtttctgtgatatgactgcccttgcactgttcaccacataagaactttttcactatgtaagaacttgttcacgaTGCatgaacttgttcgttatgcttcagaagattggagactgttgagaattaggcttggggttgattaatgattgtgcattgagtcccctatacagaattttattgctgttaacaaccatttgatcaataaatatgagagatgccctctcaaaaaaaaaaatgggtggaggatatgaacagacacttctccaaagaagaaattcagatggctaacaggaacgtaaaaagatgttccatatcgctaattatcagggaaatgcaaattaaaaccacaatgagatatcatctcacaccacttaggatggccaacatccaaaagacaagcaacaacaaatgctggcgaggctgtggagaaaggggaaccctcctacactgctggtgggaatgtaaattagttcaaccattgtggaaagcaatatggaggttcctcaaaaaactaaaaatagaaataccatttgacccagaaattccactcctaggaatttacccaaaggaaacaagatctcagattcaaagaggcatatgcacccctatctttatcacagcactatttacaatagctaagatatggaagcaacctaagtgtctatcagtagatgaatgaataaagaagatatggtacatatacacaatggaatattattcagccataagaagaaaacaaatcctaccagttgcaacagcatggatggagctacagggtattatgctcagtgaaataagccagtcggagaaagacaagtaccaaatgattccccttatttgtggagtataacaatgaagcaaaactgaaggaacaaaacagcagcagactcagactccaagaagggactagcagttaccaaagaggaggggtgggggagggaaatggggatctaggggtattatgattggtacacatggggtgtggaggggggttcatggggaagacagtgtagcacagagaagacaagtagtgactctgtggcatcttactacactgatggacagtgacctcaatggggtatagggggacttgataatatgggtgaatgtagtaaccacaacgtttttcattaaaaaccttcataagagtgtatatcataagggtgataccttaatttaaaaaattgtatgatTGTAAAaagctgtatgatttcacttatttgtagaatataaaaacaaagcaaaacagaaggaacaaaacagcagtagactcatagacactgagaaatgactagtggttaccaagagggaggtGCTCGGCTAGGtggaggggataaaggggcacagtaattcgctatcacaatataaattggtcaccgGGACAGTAgcgcagcatggagaatatagtcaatgattctataacatctttctaaatTAATAGATACTAAAcacaatagagggggtgaggatttaataatatggtaactgttgaaccctgttgtacatttgaaaccaacataagattgtatatcaatcattattcaattttaaaaattttgatgcaGCTGTCCTGAGGGAGTCAATCCCACTTTGGGGCTATGTGTGCTGAGGACAAGGAAAAGCTCAGCTTCGCACCATTCTTGTGATAAGAAATCCTGTCCCAAAAGGCTTCTCGCTGAGGGAGTGGGACTTACTGACTAAATACATGAGTACAAACTTACAGACGTTCAGGGCTTACCCCTTGCTCTCCCAAACAGCTCAACCAGTTGTTTGGCGATGGGATATAACTCTCACTAAGTTGGGCCAGCCATTCCCCGAGGAAGGTTTACATTGTCTTCGCCAGCCATCGCGAAGACAAAATGATCCCAAATGCCATGGTGTATTTGTTAGGGAGAAACTGAGGGACTTTTCTGCCTGCTTGCCTAAGTGTTGCCACGGGACAGCTCCCGGCTACGTCAAGACAAAGAGGCTTGTATGAGCACATCGGGCACTGATCAACCACTCCCAAGAGATCCTTTCTTCCAAACTGCACAACAGGCATAAGGGGAAAAGAGGCGACCCCAGCAGAGGTGGACCACTGCGGTTCTTAAAGCCTTGTTGGCTTCTGGGCCTGCGCGGAGCCGCAAACGGGGGTAGGTTTCCTTCCTGCGCGCCCGCCATCAGCCCCCGATTCCAAGAGGGGCCTCTCAGGCCCTTCGAGAACCCCCGGCTCCAGCTTCCCCGCCCAGCCTCGGAACCCTCAGGCTTAGGCCGATTTCCTGGACGGCCTTTCGAGGCCCAGAAACCGGGCCCCGTTGCTCACCCTCGAGCGTCTCGCACTGCACCAGATTGAGGTAGTCCGCCTGGCTGAGCACCCCGGCCTTTAGGCCGCGCACCAGTCCCTCCAAATAACCATTGTCCACGTTGAAGTAAAGCTCCGGGAAGAACGACATGGCTGCGGCGGGACCGGGGAACCCCGATGGGTCGGCACGCAGCACCTCTCTTAAGATCAGATGACGCGGCGCCCACAGCGGGCTGTCAAGCACGTCGGATGATGCGCAAGCGCTTCACGTGACTACAATGGGGCGGGACTCTGAGCGGCGCCCGGCTTCCGGGAGGTTTCGTGTGGAAGCGTTGCGCAGGTGCGGACTGCAGGGCTGTCCTTAGTGCCTGCGCGCTTTAGGGGAGGAGTGCCCCCTGCGTTCTGGCTTCGAGTGGTGTGGAGTGTCCGAGACTGGCCGCGAGGTGGCGCCCGTGGCCGCGGGTATTCTATTGAACCCTCCCTCAAGCTCTCCCAGCTCTAGTGCACCTGGCCTGAGGGGGCCGGCAGAGTAAAGATGAAAGTGGGCGGTGCTTTTTATGCTTGTAAATAGTTCAGACTGTTGAGTCAGCCTCCCTTCTAGAGGAAACTAAAGATCTGTAAAGGGCGGGCTTTGCTGGGGTTCACCCATCGAGTTATCAGCAAGCAGGCCCTGGAGTCTAATGCTTGTTTGTAGCCGGGAGTTAGAGCCCCTGTGTGCAGCGCTGCAACCCGGTCTTCCCAGCATTTACTGCACGGGATTCTGGATGGCTGGAGCGCGGCCCTTCTCTGCTTCTGCCTGTGGCACCTGGCGCCCTAAGAGCTTACGGGGTAAGTGACTCAGATGGGTTAATTAGCCCAGGCTCTGGGGTAGGGGGTGTGTGTGGTTTCTCGGTTTGGCGGCACACCCACCCCTGCTTTGACGTCTCCCTTCCGACGGCCACATTCGAAATAACGCCACAGCCTCGTGGTTGGTCCCATCCTTTATTCATGCCCCCTTGTCCCATCCCCGACCCGACGTCCGCCAGCTAGGTACGGCTGCAGGGGTTCGTGGCAGTACCCAGCTTGCGGCAGTAGCAGAAGGCGTTGAAAAAACGGCAGTAGCATGTGGCACATGGGTCGCAGCATGGTACCTGGTGTCCCAGACAGGACTCTTGCAGCCGTACACAGCGACGTGGGGAGCGTGCCTCGCGTCCTTCAGGGTCTAGCAACTGCAGGCAGGGGGGAACAGGAACGAAGGCATGTGCCTACAAAAGCACCTCGAGGGATCTCATCTGCCTCAATCCAGGCTAAATGGCAGTGGAGCATCTGTCAGCAGCGTCACCCCAGGTGAGGGGGCTCAGGGAGTAGAAAGAGGGGAATGATGCCTGATGCCCCCTCCCAAGGTGTGTGGCCTCACCCCTTTCCCTGAGCAATTACCTCTGCCAAGGCTTCAGCCTCCTGCAGCTGAGCTGCCTCCGCCTGTTCTGTAGTTGTCCTCTTTAGTGGGGGTAGCAGGCCCAGGCCTGGGACAGATAATGTGAGAGCAGAACCCACCATGCACAAAACACCCACCTCCCAGGCCTGGAGTAGGGAAGGGGTAAGAAGGGCTCAGACAAGGCAAGATAGTTTCGACCAAAGGATGTCCAAACCCCACCTAGCCCCACCACTGCCCACACTGACCTGGGAGGTCTGAGAACAGGGCCTGGTTAGGCCTTCTGATGCCCTCCAGGGGAGCCAAGCCCATCTGGGCCCCCTGCACAGCAGGTGGTGCCAGCAGCAGGGCACAGCTCAGCAGCACTGCGGTCAGCATGGCCTGGCTCAGCAGGAAGACCCACCACTTAGTCCTTCCTCATCCTCAGTGCACCCCCCAGGTGCCCTACCCCAGAGAGAAGCCCCCAGAGAGTAGGAGTTTCTGCCCCCTGAGGACTTACCTCTGCTTGCTGGGTCCTGGCTGGGAGAGTTCCTAGCCACCCCCTGCCCTTGTCTTATATGGCAGGGTCTAATGAAGGGGCCACACGTGACTGCTCCCTGCAGCCAGGGCATGAAGGGCCCTCCCTGGAGGGTGGGGGCACAGCTCAGGCCTCTGTCCCTAGAACCCAGGCTTTTTGGTGCTCTACAAGAGGGCTGCCGATCTCCACTTTTAGGCGAGGTTGCTAGGAGCCAAACAAAGTTTGGGAACAATGTAGGGTACCCAGGGCTCCCAAATTTCTGCAGGAAAGGGACCTGGGGTCGGGGGTGGGCAGGCTGGAGCCATTAGCAATAACAAGGCAGGCAGCCCTGAAATCTTAATTTAATTTGTGGCCCTGGATATGCTCACTCAGACCCTATGTGACGTGTTGTTTCCTCTGCTTCCAGGAACTCTGGTCAAGGGTATTGAAGGGTGTGACAGGCCGGTGGccagagtggggtgggggtggggtgcagacCTAGACCCTGGGGAAAAGCCATCCAGCCAAAACCCAGGCCCTTATGCCTCCATCCCTGGTCCTGCCCCCCACCGACATACTCCGGCCCTATCCCTCCAGACTTCTCCAAGACCAccacccctgctcctgcccccaaACCCTTTTCCGCCTGGAGTTCCTGGAAGCCAAGGGGACAGAACGGACTGTTCCCTGGGCAAGCGAGCAgattcaaagtaaaaagctttcaTGCTGCCTGCCTCATTAGTGCTAATGGCTGCTCCCTTCCGCTTTGTGTCATCAGGCCTGTTTCCGCGCCTGCTCTCATCAGCACGAGGCCAGGGTGAAGACTGCTCTTTGTGATGATAGGACATACAGGGTCCCACATGCTGCAGCCTTCTGTCACTGCTCTAGAGGCCTGTTTACATGCCCACTGGGGAAAGGGATGCAGGCTGAATGTGCTTCAAGGCCTCAAACTGAGTGTACAAACTGAGCTGGCCCAAGGCTGCAGGAGGATGATGAAGAGAATGCTGGGGTTTGTGGCCCAGGTTCACACAGGCTGTTCTGACCAGGATGAGACCTGAGGAAGTCTTCACAGCAGTGGGTCAAAACCACAGGTTGCAATCTGGCAACCTTTGGCCTGGGGTCAGCACCAACATTTGGTCTTGGGGTTCAGATTGCATGGGGAGGGGGCGGTCAGCAGAGGGTGGGGCTGTGGCAGCTTCTTGCACCGATGGGCACTGATGCCTGTTCTTGGATCAGGCTAGCCTTGAGCTCTCCTGTGGCTGGCTCTGGGTAACAGCCCTAGGAATTCAGAGGGTCACATCCTACTAcccagagggaggaggcaggagaggagggaaagACTCTCTGAGGAGGTGGTCCCTTAATAATCCAGTGAAGTGCCAGTCCCTGTCTCCCCTGAGAATGGTAACCTTATCACAAAGCAGACCTGGTGTCAAGGCCTCCCTGGCAACTGACATTGATCTTTTTTCCAGACATTATACCTGGGCCCAGTGGCCTGCCGCAGGGCTTTCTCTTCTCAGGTTGGTGTACGCTCTCAGATTGGTGTACAGTGAAGAAGGTATCAGGCCAGCTGGAACTC encodes:
- the AGRP gene encoding agouti-related protein, whose protein sequence is MLTAVLLSCALLLAPPAVQGAQMGLAPLEGIRRPNQALFSDLPGLGLLPPLKRTTTEQAEAAQLQEAEALAELLDPEGREARSPRRCVRLQESCLGHQVPCCDPCATCYCRFFNAFCYCRKLGTATNPCSRT